One window from the genome of Nicotiana tomentosiformis chromosome 5, ASM39032v3, whole genome shotgun sequence encodes:
- the LOC138892104 gene encoding secreted RxLR effector protein 161-like: protein MKQSTKGTCISQQKYIKELLKRFDMEESKVIDTPIATATRLDFDEPSSFVNQTMYRGIIGSLLYITASRPDIVFSVGLCSRFQSNPKESHLKAAKRILRYLKGTQDLVLYYPSGDNFNLVGYADAYYACYLVDRKSTSGIAHFLGSCLISWGTRKQNFVALSTDEAEYVVAASYYA, encoded by the coding sequence ATGAAGCAGTCCACGAAGGGAACCTGTATCAGTCAGCAGAAATATATCAAGGAGCTTTTGAAGAGGTTTGATATGGAAGAATCAAAAGTGATCGACACTCCCATTGCCACTGCCACTAGATTGGACTTTGATGAACCTAGCTCTTTCGTAAATCAAACAATGTATCGAGGCATTATTGGATCTCTCCTCTATATCACTGCCAGTAGACCAGATATTGTATTCAGTGTGGGGCTATGTTCAAGGTTCCAGTCAAACCCCAAGGAATCTCACCTAAAGGCTGCCAAAAGGATTCTGAGATATCTTAAGGGAACACAGGACCTGGTTCTATATTACCCTTCAGGTGACAATTTTAATCTTGTTGGGTATGCTGATGCATATTATGCATGTTACTTGGTGGACAGGAAAAGCACATCCGGAATAGCTCACTTCCTAGGATCCTGTCTGATTTCATGGGGCACAAGGAAGCAAAACTTTGTAGCTCTCTCAACAGATGAAGCAGAATATGTTGTTGCAGCTTCTTACTATGCCTAA